The DNA sequence ACGTTACCTCAGGATATCTGAAGCGAATAATAATCTAAATATTGGATCAACTTGGTATAATCCAAAGGTTTGGCGAACGAGAGTAAACACAGAAACAAAATATTTGATGTTGGAATATGCTTTTGAAACTCTAAAAGTAAATCGAGTTGAAATAATAACAACTACTGAAAACTACCGATCTCAAAAGGCAATTGAAAGATTAGGAGCTGTTAAAGAAGGGATACTTAGAAAGAAGTATCATAATTTAGATTACATAATCTATAGAATTATCAGTGATGAGTGGAAGGAAGTTAAGAACCAATTGGAAGATAAACTCAAAGATGCTGCGGGGTACATCATATTCACGCTTCGGAGCTGACGCCCTCGGTCCGGCAGGAGATATTGGCAGGGGAGCTAGGGCAGCCGGACAAATCCGACTTCGTCGGACGTCGTGAATATACGAAACGTTATCGGAAATGAGTGCAAAATTAGTTTATCATGGAGGAATTTATGAACAACATCAGTATTGATTGTGACGATTTAATACTACGGGGATATGTACTAGATGATATTGAAAGTATATATTCTATAACCCAAGAACCGGAAGTCAAAGAATATTTACCTGACTGGGATGTTCCAAAGAAGCAAAGAATGAATTGGTTGGAAAACTATGAAATCCCAGAAAACCAGCAATTCCAAGAAGCAATTTCGTCTGGTGGAAGAATTGGTGACTTACGGTTACGACTGGCTGTGATTTCTAAAACGTCAGGTGATCTGATTGGATGGTGTTGCAGCGGAATAAAGGAAGAAATAGATCCGCCTAACAGAGAAATCATGTTTGCAATTGCAAGTAGGTATCAAAACAAGGGGTATTGTACACAGGCCACACTAGGAGTTATTAATTATTTATTCCAGAATTCAGATGTAGAAGCACTAAATGCAATTGCAAGAATCGACAATATTCCATCGAATAGAGTTATAAAGAAAGCAGGATTTGATCAGGTCGGGCTGATTGAGATAGAAGAAGAGAAGTTTAATCGCTTTATGCTAAGTAAGGACAAATGGAAGTAAGGTTAGGCTAGAATATTCGATGATGGCACTGACATCCGATAACTCCACATTCACGCGGCGGGCCTCCTTGGTCGCCAGAGGAATTTTCGTAGAAGTAGATTCAGGCGACAACCCTGCACCGACTAAGCGCACCGCGGCCGTTCCCTTCGGTCACTTAAGGCAGTGAGGGTTCGTGAATGCGGGAACGTTATCCGAAAGACTTGCAAAGAATAGTAGCGAGGTGAAATGATGTTTTTTCTTCAAATGTCGGGATTTCCTGGTTCAGGGAAGACAACTCTTTCTAGAAGAGTTGCACAAATAACCGGCGCAATAATTGTTGATCATGATACCTCAAAGACTGCGTTATTAAAAGCCGCAGAAGGACATGATATTGAACTATGGGTTATAGGCAAATTCTCATACACTGTGGATTGGGAATTAATAGACTTTTATTTATCACAGAGGAAGAGTGTCATTTTTGACAGTCCGTGTTTGTATCCTGAAATGATTTTTAATGGATTAAATCTATCGAGTAAACATAAGGTGAATTACAAGTATGTAGAGTGTTACTTAAACAACCGCACCGAAATAAATCGTAGACTTAAAGCAAGAGATAGATTAATAAGCCAACTTGAAAGCACAACTCAAGAATCCTTTGATGCGAGTATCAATAATAGTCAGAAGCCACCTTCAAATGTGGAATATTTAACAGTTGACTCTTCACAACCATTAGATACATACCTTGATAAGGTAATTAATTACCTTAAATAAATAGAAATTGTTTTGACAGTTTATTCAGGAGGGCAAGTCCACCGGATAACTCCGCATTCACGCTGCGGGCCGCTGTCGCGTCCCTTGGTCCGCCCGAGGATTTTCGAGGAAGATGAATCAGGCGGACAACCCTGCACTGGCTAAGTCCGGTGGTCCCGCTCGCTTCGCTCTCTTAAGCCAGTGAGGGTTCGTGAATGCCAGAACGTTATCCGAAAGAGCGAAGCAGAACATGAATTTTCTTTGTT is a window from the Xylanibacillus composti genome containing:
- a CDS encoding GNAT family N-acetyltransferase, whose translation is MFSFTGLEGTRVKLVPLELEHTHSLFEVAQEPDIWEQYPITIESYDQMQNFVMKALEGLKLKEQYPFAVYDKELNKFVGSTRYLRISEANNNLNIGSTWYNPKVWRTRVNTETKYLMLEYAFETLKVNRVEIITTTENYRSQKAIERLGAVKEGILRKKYHNLDYIIYRIISDEWKEVKNQLEDKLKDAAGYIIFTLRS
- a CDS encoding GNAT family N-acetyltransferase, translated to MNNISIDCDDLILRGYVLDDIESIYSITQEPEVKEYLPDWDVPKKQRMNWLENYEIPENQQFQEAISSGGRIGDLRLRLAVISKTSGDLIGWCCSGIKEEIDPPNREIMFAIASRYQNKGYCTQATLGVINYLFQNSDVEALNAIARIDNIPSNRVIKKAGFDQVGLIEIEEEKFNRFMLSKDKWK
- a CDS encoding AAA family ATPase; the encoded protein is MFFLQMSGFPGSGKTTLSRRVAQITGAIIVDHDTSKTALLKAAEGHDIELWVIGKFSYTVDWELIDFYLSQRKSVIFDSPCLYPEMIFNGLNLSSKHKVNYKYVECYLNNRTEINRRLKARDRLISQLESTTQESFDASINNSQKPPSNVEYLTVDSSQPLDTYLDKVINYLK